The following are encoded together in the Balaenoptera acutorostrata chromosome 9, mBalAcu1.1, whole genome shotgun sequence genome:
- the CLDN25 gene encoding LOW QUALITY PROTEIN: putative claudin-25 (The sequence of the model RefSeq protein was modified relative to this genomic sequence to represent the inferred CDS: inserted 2 bases in 1 codon; deleted 2 bases in 1 codon): protein MAWSFCGKAQLGGLXSLLSWVCSCVLPQWKTLNLEVNEMETWIMGLWEVCVDQEEVATVCKASESFSSLPLELQASRILVVASHGLLGLLLSGFGAQCFQFHRIRWVFQRWLCLLGGTLEASASVTPLFPVSWVAYATIQDFWDDSVPEIVPRWEFGDALYLRWAAGVFPALGGLLLIFSACLGKEDVPSVQMAVPTAAPPACAPAEESDRSFYLMPRPRILFT, encoded by the exons ATGGCCTGGAGTTTCTGCGGGAAAGCCCAGCTTGGGGGACT CTCTCTGCTTAGCTGGGTCTGTTCATGTGTCCTGCCCCAATGGAAAACTCTCAATCTGGAGGTGAACGAAATGGAGACCTGGATCATGGGACTTTGGGAGGTCTGCGTAGATCAGGAGGAAGTTGCCACTGTGTGCAAGGCCTCTGAGTCCTTCTCGTCTCTGCCCCTGGAGCTCCAGGCGTCCCGCATCCTCGTGGTAGCCTCCCATGGACTACTGGGGCTTCTGCTCTCTGGCTTTGGGGCCCAATGCTTCCAGTTTCACAGGATCAGATGGGTATTTCAGAGGTGGCTTTGCCTCCTG GGGGGGACTTTGGAGGCATCAGCTTCGGTCACTCCCCTCTTTCCAGTCTCCTGGGTGGCCTACGCCACAATCCAAGACTTCTGGGATGACAGCGTCCCTGAGATTGTGCCTCGGTGGGAGTTTGGAGATGCCCTCTACCTGCGCTGGGCTGCTGGTGTTTTCCCGGCCCTTGGTGGGTTACTCCTCATCTTCTCGGCCTGCCTGGGAAAAGAAGATGTACCCTCTGTCCAGATGGCTGTCCCTACAGCAGCCCCACCAGCCTGTGCTCCAGCGGAAGAGTCCGATCGCTCGTTCTACCTAATGCCAAGACCTAGGATCCTGTTCACCTAG